In one window of Desulfarculaceae bacterium DNA:
- a CDS encoding GntR family transcriptional regulator has protein sequence MAFDAIKEGIMSNTLKAGHTYSEHSLAKQLGMSKTPVHEALLDLALRGFVNLVPRKGIVIRSLSIDEIKDLYDFRLVLEVAVMRKVAGHITPSQIERLWEIHNACVAATEADDHVGYIKNDRIYHSYMASLANNSYMVVALENVRDLIDWMGVRAMTRPGRLPEVDVEHALVIEKLAENDGEAAAKAMEAHVRATEHNSLSWHDRLQMGDEA, from the coding sequence ATGGCTTTCGACGCCATCAAGGAAGGGATCATGAGCAACACGCTCAAGGCCGGCCACACCTACAGCGAACATTCCCTGGCCAAACAACTGGGCATGTCCAAGACCCCGGTTCACGAAGCCTTGCTGGACCTTGCCCTGCGCGGCTTTGTCAACTTGGTGCCGCGCAAGGGGATCGTAATCAGGTCTCTCTCCATCGATGAGATCAAGGATCTCTACGATTTCCGCCTGGTGCTGGAAGTTGCGGTAATGCGCAAAGTGGCCGGGCACATCACCCCCTCCCAGATAGAGCGGCTGTGGGAGATACACAACGCTTGCGTGGCGGCCACCGAGGCCGACGATCATGTCGGCTACATCAAAAACGACCGCATATACCATTCCTACATGGCCTCCCTGGCCAACAACAGCTACATGGTCGTGGCCTTGGAGAACGTGCGCGACCTCATCGATTGGATGGGGGTTCGCGCCATGACCCGTCCCGGCCGGTTGCCGGAGGTGGATGTGGAGCACGCCCTGGTAATCGAAAAGCTGGCTGAAAACGACGGCGAGGCGGCCGCCAAGGCCATGGAGGCTCACGTAAGGGCCACCGAGCACAACTCGCTCTCTTGGCATGATCGTCTTCAAATGGGGGACGAGGCTTGA
- a CDS encoding cyclase family protein, giving the protein MNPEELAALAQKAKVYDLGMDYFVGMPHFPTHPPFTFSLGRLHGDLPYGDEGLTAANCVFSTGGHTGTHIDALGHISVNRQVHGVGDITPFQGYEGLKKGGIEEVDPIFCKGHLLDIAGHLGVDCLESGYPIDPPALEGASRACGAELGPGDAVLIRTGWIQHFSDPQKYIGHEHGAPGLVESGARWLADKGVKFVGSDTSALEKTPSPGLPVHGILLVENGIHIMEVLNLEELAADKAADFLFIALPLKIRGGTGSPIRPIAVVL; this is encoded by the coding sequence TTGAATCCCGAGGAGCTGGCCGCCTTGGCCCAAAAGGCCAAAGTTTACGACCTAGGCATGGACTATTTCGTGGGCATGCCTCATTTTCCCACCCATCCGCCTTTCACCTTTTCGCTGGGCCGGCTTCACGGGGACCTGCCATACGGGGACGAGGGCCTGACCGCCGCCAATTGCGTCTTTTCCACTGGCGGGCACACAGGCACCCACATCGACGCCCTGGGCCACATCAGCGTGAACCGTCAAGTGCACGGGGTGGGGGACATCACCCCCTTCCAGGGTTATGAGGGCCTTAAAAAAGGCGGCATAGAGGAGGTGGACCCTATCTTCTGCAAGGGTCACCTGCTGGATATCGCGGGGCACCTGGGAGTGGATTGCCTGGAAAGCGGCTACCCCATCGACCCCCCGGCCCTTGAAGGCGCCTCCCGGGCCTGCGGGGCCGAGTTGGGCCCCGGCGATGCCGTGCTCATCCGCACCGGATGGATACAACACTTTTCCGACCCGCAAAAATACATCGGTCATGAACACGGCGCTCCGGGCCTGGTGGAAAGCGGAGCGCGCTGGTTGGCCGACAAGGGAGTCAAGTTTGTAGGCAGCGACACTTCGGCGCTTGAAAAGACGCCTTCGCCGGGATTACCGGTTCACGGCATCCTGCTGGTGGAAAACGGAATACACATCATGGAAGTGCTCAACCTGGAGGAACTGGCGGCCGACAAGGCGGCCGATTTCTTGTTTATCGCTCTACCTCTGAAGATAAGGGGCGGCACCGGTTCGCCCATTCGCCCCATAGCTGTCGTTTTATAG
- a CDS encoding ABC transporter substrate-binding protein, with protein sequence MAKTLGLLGLMALAGLLVVSPALTGTGLAETKTLKILSNNPFSGKAASWGFSQDRGVGLAVEAVNKAGGIKIGDTTYMWEKIQCDNRYIPADAISCLKRGVAQGAKFMCTLGGAVTKPQIPLINKNKIITIAAIAGGADFTNAKNKYLFRTMPSADLTMAIEGIKIYKKLGVKRLVLLTADNVLGHSDAKTLKNALKVNNMSDILVAEEFVPIDTGDFSPALTRILAKNPDHIEGGAWPAAGLALLIKQARELGYKGTFTNLTGAPKVGPLVKIGGKKNVEGVIMLRLWPPDQLPTQAFKDYWAKYRKLYDQDPGANSWESYMAFMHMSAAVQKAQSLDPDKIVAVMRDLEIKSLLGDLKLIGKDNPLLPGYGINNQYTSPLPLTELKDGKPVIWQ encoded by the coding sequence TTGGCGAAGACCCTCGGGCTGCTGGGCCTTATGGCCCTGGCCGGTTTGCTGGTGGTTTCCCCTGCCTTGACCGGGACCGGCCTGGCCGAGACCAAAACCCTGAAGATCCTCTCCAACAACCCCTTCTCGGGCAAGGCCGCCTCTTGGGGCTTTTCCCAGGACCGCGGCGTGGGCCTGGCGGTGGAAGCGGTGAACAAGGCCGGTGGCATCAAGATCGGCGACACCACCTACATGTGGGAAAAGATCCAGTGCGACAACCGCTACATTCCCGCTGACGCGATTTCCTGCCTGAAACGGGGCGTGGCCCAAGGGGCCAAGTTCATGTGCACCCTGGGCGGGGCGGTGACCAAGCCGCAAATTCCCCTGATCAACAAGAACAAAATAATCACCATCGCCGCCATTGCCGGCGGGGCCGACTTCACCAACGCCAAGAACAAGTACCTGTTCCGCACCATGCCTTCGGCCGACCTGACCATGGCCATCGAGGGCATCAAGATTTACAAGAAGCTCGGCGTCAAAAGGCTGGTGCTGCTCACCGCCGACAACGTTCTGGGGCACAGCGACGCCAAGACCCTGAAGAACGCGCTCAAGGTCAACAACATGAGTGACATCCTGGTGGCCGAGGAGTTCGTGCCCATCGACACCGGCGACTTCTCCCCGGCGCTTACCCGGATACTGGCAAAGAATCCCGACCATATCGAGGGCGGCGCCTGGCCCGCGGCGGGCCTGGCCCTTTTGATCAAGCAGGCCCGGGAGCTTGGCTACAAGGGCACCTTCACCAACCTCACCGGCGCTCCCAAGGTGGGCCCCCTGGTCAAGATCGGCGGCAAGAAGAACGTGGAAGGCGTGATCATGCTGCGCCTGTGGCCGCCGGACCAGCTTCCCACCCAGGCCTTCAAGGACTACTGGGCTAAGTACCGCAAGCTCTACGACCAGGACCCCGGGGCCAACAGCTGGGAGAGCTACATGGCCTTCATGCACATGTCGGCCGCAGTGCAAAAGGCCCAGAGCCTGGACCCGGACAAGATCGTGGCGGTCATGCGCGACCTGGAGATCAAGAGCCTGTTGGGCGACCTCAAGCTGATCGGCAAGGACAACCCCCTGCTGCCCGGCTACGGCATCAACAACCAGTACACCTCCCCGCTGCCCCTGACCGAGCTCAAGGACGGCAAGCCGGTGATCTGGCAGTAA